In a single window of the Pseudohongiella acticola genome:
- a CDS encoding EAL domain-containing response regulator has translation MGAPDYLEDLPRRLLVLDDDVSVNATICAIASRAGFETRSTTNAEEFFQLVAGWQPSHMIVDLVMPDVDGVETLHRLAVSGSQGTIIVTSGLGGRVLEAASRAAEENGLRVSGVLPKPFTPTRLRSLLFQEMSQFKQASPGLQEVLPVSADMLATALAQKQLSVHFQPKIVCTTQQVVGFESLVRWQHPERGMIFPDQFIALAEQSGHIAELTRQVFDLSLAWFADNFLDTDLKLSINMSPIVLADAQFPAWVQQACDHYGVAPNQVTLEITETSSMENPVAALEYLTQFRIKGFHLSIDDFGVGYSSLVQLARLPFSEMKIDKMFVMSASASIESQKIAAAVIGLARALDLNVTAEGVEDDWTLQFLCDLGCIHAQGYFIGRPMPPDAALQWIHSRKSRQEALSEAQKS, from the coding sequence ATGGGGGCACCAGACTACCTTGAAGACCTTCCCCGCCGACTGCTGGTACTGGACGATGATGTAAGCGTCAACGCGACAATTTGCGCCATCGCCAGCAGGGCTGGCTTCGAAACACGATCAACAACCAACGCTGAAGAGTTTTTCCAACTGGTCGCAGGCTGGCAACCTTCGCACATGATTGTCGATCTGGTCATGCCTGATGTTGATGGTGTCGAAACCCTGCACCGACTGGCTGTATCTGGCAGCCAGGGGACCATCATTGTCACCAGCGGTCTGGGTGGACGCGTACTGGAAGCCGCGAGCCGGGCGGCCGAGGAGAACGGCCTGCGCGTTTCCGGCGTTCTGCCCAAACCCTTCACGCCCACCCGGTTGCGCAGCCTGTTGTTTCAGGAAATGAGCCAGTTCAAGCAGGCCTCGCCCGGGCTGCAGGAAGTGTTGCCGGTCAGTGCCGACATGCTGGCAACAGCGCTCGCACAAAAGCAGCTAAGCGTGCATTTTCAGCCCAAGATAGTCTGTACAACCCAGCAGGTGGTGGGCTTTGAAAGCCTGGTACGCTGGCAGCACCCCGAGCGTGGCATGATTTTCCCGGACCAGTTTATCGCGCTGGCTGAGCAAAGTGGCCACATTGCCGAATTGACAAGGCAGGTCTTTGATCTCAGCCTGGCCTGGTTCGCCGACAACTTTCTCGATACGGACCTGAAGCTGTCAATCAACATGTCGCCGATTGTGCTGGCAGATGCCCAGTTTCCGGCCTGGGTTCAGCAGGCCTGTGACCATTATGGTGTTGCGCCGAATCAGGTGACACTGGAGATTACCGAAACCAGCAGCATGGAAAACCCAGTCGCCGCCCTTGAGTACCTGACCCAGTTCCGCATCAAGGGTTTTCACCTGTCCATTGATGATTTTGGCGTGGGATATTCGTCATTGGTACAACTTGCCCGTCTGCCGTTCTCCGAAATGAAAATCGACAAAATGTTTGTTATGTCAGCCTCAGCGTCAATCGAGTCACAAAAGATCGCCGCCGCTGTGATCGGCCTGGCCAGGGCGCTCGACCTCAATGTTACGGCAGAGGGCGTTGAAGATGACTGGACCTTACAGTTTCTGTGCGATCTGGGATGTATACATGCACAGGGCTATTTTATCGGCCGGCCCATGCCCCCCGACGCAGCGTTGCAATGGATACATTCCAGAAAAAGTCGCCAGGAGGCCCTGAGTGAGGCGCAAAAATCATAA
- a CDS encoding TonB-dependent receptor, translating into MTTKKLYRGICLALSGLAASPLALAQSTPAVEEMVVTSQMRTFASSSVSEEMLDQVSGASSVLGAIDYIPGVLVNEGDAFGGDDWSTTISIRGFQVSLDEQQLGMTIDGIPNGNSNYGGGSKANRFLDTENLAAVDVVQGTSDIASWSHEALGGSMNFRSVDPTSEAGLTASTTFGDNNARKIFARYNTGEIMDNTYAWISISGSDIDSWIDGSGESNRDHIAAKLKGYYDNFELTGYISYDDAHEDNYQRVTPQEFVEDPTWDRLTGNWTGIPHVDQLYRRAWSTLRKNLLAYAKADFEVSGIDFSTSVYHHDNSGRGDWIPPYIVDVRNDGAGNPHSELNTGAPALGGSPLGTITFVDADGRALQPRPGCESSLVFPYGGAGPAYDPACFPAGALPVSSYRHTVYEKQRTGFVADFSWVQDFSQFDNTLRGGFWYEDNNRNESRDWLKVIDSRTSYNFNHVPYWTQYDRSFPQETMTWYLEDTVAVGPLTARLGVKQYLVDIDREDEHQGGLRTASVNSDSDVLLSGGLVYATPIDGLEAFVGYAESFSSIKDGVLEANQTALDSVEPETADSMDLGLRYTTGMFNASLTYYDIEFANRITYIPEGSTDGIDYLGESDGAYVNVGGIDSSGVEAAVQASVSETLSLYFSYTKNDSTYIGTPDPAANTLLGVFPGNTVFGSAEDMFVISADWRRDSFSAGLTYKNVGDRWLDASNTTRIDGYGVADLYVGVDLAEYLQGLDGASIKINVTNLTDKSYIGGVAGGWGGWIAPPRTATATLTVDF; encoded by the coding sequence ATGACAACCAAAAAATTATATCGCGGTATCTGTCTGGCGCTCAGCGGCCTCGCAGCGTCACCCTTGGCGCTGGCGCAGAGCACACCGGCAGTAGAAGAAATGGTGGTAACGTCGCAAATGCGCACCTTTGCCAGCAGCTCGGTGAGCGAGGAAATGCTGGACCAGGTATCGGGCGCATCCAGCGTTTTGGGTGCCATCGACTATATCCCCGGGGTTCTGGTTAACGAGGGTGATGCCTTCGGCGGTGATGACTGGTCCACAACCATCAGCATCCGCGGTTTCCAGGTCAGCCTTGACGAACAGCAACTGGGCATGACCATAGACGGTATCCCCAATGGCAACTCCAATTACGGTGGCGGCTCCAAGGCCAACCGGTTTCTGGATACAGAGAATCTGGCGGCTGTCGATGTGGTTCAGGGTACCTCTGATATCGCGTCGTGGTCACACGAGGCACTGGGCGGCAGCATGAACTTCCGCAGCGTTGATCCGACGAGTGAGGCCGGCCTGACGGCGTCAACCACGTTTGGTGACAACAATGCACGCAAGATCTTTGCACGCTATAACACTGGCGAAATCATGGATAACACCTATGCCTGGATCAGTATATCCGGTTCCGACATTGACTCATGGATCGACGGGTCGGGTGAGTCCAACCGCGATCACATCGCAGCCAAGCTCAAGGGCTATTACGACAATTTTGAACTGACCGGCTATATCTCCTACGATGACGCGCACGAAGACAACTATCAACGTGTCACGCCGCAGGAATTCGTGGAAGATCCGACCTGGGACCGCCTGACCGGCAACTGGACGGGCATTCCTCATGTCGATCAGTTGTACCGTCGCGCCTGGTCTACCTTGCGCAAGAATCTGCTGGCCTATGCTAAAGCTGATTTTGAAGTGTCTGGCATCGATTTCAGCACCTCGGTTTATCACCACGACAACAGTGGCCGCGGTGACTGGATTCCGCCCTATATTGTAGACGTACGCAATGACGGCGCTGGCAACCCGCATTCGGAGCTGAATACCGGAGCGCCGGCTCTGGGCGGCAGCCCGCTGGGCACGATTACCTTTGTTGATGCCGATGGCCGAGCGCTGCAACCACGTCCCGGCTGTGAAAGCTCGCTGGTATTCCCGTACGGCGGCGCAGGCCCGGCTTACGACCCCGCATGTTTCCCGGCGGGCGCGCTGCCTGTCAGTTCCTACCGCCACACGGTTTATGAAAAGCAGCGTACCGGTTTTGTCGCTGACTTCTCCTGGGTTCAGGACTTCAGCCAGTTCGATAACACCTTGCGAGGCGGTTTCTGGTACGAAGACAACAACCGTAATGAATCGCGTGACTGGTTAAAAGTTATAGATTCCAGAACAAGTTATAACTTCAATCACGTGCCTTACTGGACGCAGTACGACCGGAGCTTCCCGCAGGAGACCATGACCTGGTATCTGGAAGACACCGTTGCCGTGGGTCCGCTCACGGCGCGTCTGGGCGTGAAGCAGTACCTGGTTGATATTGACCGTGAAGACGAACACCAGGGTGGCCTGAGAACAGCATCGGTGAACTCTGACTCCGATGTGCTGTTAAGTGGTGGTCTGGTTTACGCGACACCAATAGATGGGCTGGAAGCCTTTGTTGGCTACGCCGAGAGTTTCTCATCCATCAAGGACGGTGTGCTGGAGGCCAATCAGACTGCCCTGGATTCAGTGGAGCCTGAAACCGCTGACAGCATGGATCTGGGTCTGCGTTATACCACTGGTATGTTCAACGCCAGTCTGACTTATTATGATATCGAGTTCGCCAACCGTATCACCTATATCCCGGAAGGCTCCACCGACGGTATCGATTACCTGGGTGAAAGCGACGGTGCTTACGTTAACGTAGGCGGTATCGATTCCTCGGGTGTTGAGGCAGCCGTGCAGGCCAGTGTTTCTGAAACGCTTAGCCTGTATTTCTCCTACACCAAAAATGACTCCACCTATATTGGCACGCCAGACCCGGCCGCCAACACGCTGCTCGGCGTATTTCCGGGCAATACCGTGTTCGGATCTGCCGAAGACATGTTTGTCATCTCTGCCGACTGGCGGCGTGACAGCTTTTCCGCTGGCCTGACTTACAAGAATGTGGGTGATCGCTGGCTGGATGCTTCCAACACGACACGCATTGACGGTTACGGCGTAGCCGATCTTTATGTTGGTGTTGATCTTGCTGAGTACCTGCAAGGACTTGACGGTGCCAGCATAAAGATCAATGTCACCAATCTGACTGACAAGTCTTACATCGGTGGCGTTGCTGGCGGATGGGGCGGCTGGATAGCGCCGCCACGCACAGCGACAGCGACGCTGACTGTCGACTTCTGA
- a CDS encoding alkaline phosphatase family protein codes for MTSRICIILMLLVAPVQARAAENVVLITIDGIRWQELFRGLDARLAEHPDYSARSEELVSAFWRESVTARRGLIMPFVYGVMTAQGVMVGDRDQGSCARMSNDWNFSYPGYNEILSGVTNDSIDSNAKVPNPEKTVLELLQQNPAFAGRAAAFGSWDVFPYIYHVERSGIPVNIGLTLDPDSDFERFLNTLQQDISPHWPTVRHDAFTHHYALSTLREQQPRLVHIAYGEPDDFAHDGKYDEYVFASRRVDGFIEEVWQTLQSLEQYRDNTALFVTVDHGRGEMPLETWQHHASKRAVEQYMTSLATYENGIEGSDAIWMAAMGPGVPAHGAIAPDECLSATGIAATLMHWLGEDYQRYNAQMAPPMKEFLP; via the coding sequence ATGACCAGTCGTATTTGTATAATATTGATGTTGCTTGTGGCCCCGGTGCAGGCCAGGGCGGCCGAGAACGTGGTTCTGATCACGATCGATGGGATTCGCTGGCAGGAACTGTTCCGTGGACTGGATGCACGTCTGGCCGAGCACCCGGACTATTCAGCGCGCAGCGAGGAACTGGTGTCGGCTTTCTGGCGCGAATCAGTAACAGCGCGTCGTGGCCTGATCATGCCGTTCGTGTACGGTGTCATGACAGCGCAGGGCGTCATGGTCGGCGATCGTGATCAGGGCTCATGCGCTCGTATGAGCAATGACTGGAACTTTTCCTACCCGGGCTATAACGAAATTCTCAGTGGCGTCACCAACGACAGTATAGATTCCAACGCCAAAGTACCAAATCCGGAAAAAACCGTGCTCGAATTGCTGCAACAGAATCCGGCTTTTGCCGGCAGAGCCGCGGCCTTTGGATCATGGGATGTGTTTCCCTATATCTACCATGTCGAGCGCAGCGGCATTCCCGTTAATATCGGCCTAACGCTTGATCCCGACAGTGATTTCGAGCGTTTCCTGAACACACTGCAACAGGATATCTCACCGCATTGGCCGACGGTGCGGCATGATGCGTTTACGCACCACTATGCGCTGTCGACCCTGCGCGAGCAACAACCGCGCTTGGTGCATATTGCCTATGGCGAACCAGACGACTTTGCTCACGATGGCAAGTATGATGAGTACGTGTTTGCGTCACGCCGGGTGGATGGGTTTATCGAAGAAGTCTGGCAGACGCTGCAGTCGCTTGAGCAATACCGGGATAACACCGCGCTGTTCGTGACAGTTGATCATGGCCGGGGCGAAATGCCGCTGGAAACCTGGCAGCATCACGCCAGCAAACGCGCCGTGGAGCAGTATATGACCAGCCTGGCGACGTATGAAAATGGCATCGAAGGTTCTGATGCCATCTGGATGGCTGCCATGGGCCCGGGTGTGCCTGCGCACGGCGCTATCGCACCTGATGAATGTTTGAGTGCCACTGGTATTGCGGCAACCCTTATGCATTGGCTGGGCGAAGACTATCAACGCTACAATGCGCAGATGGCCCCACCCATGAAGGAGTTTTTACCATGA
- a CDS encoding alkaline phosphatase D family protein, giving the protein MTSFVRRALKPATYLGISGLLMLVMAQASAQGRTVIAFGSCVHQDRPQPIWQAVLADEPEVFVFLGDNIYGDSEDPAVLQSKYEQLGAVDGFQRLREQTDVVAIWDDHDYGVNDGGAEYPGKEASRQVMLDFWNEPEDSERRSRPDGIYTSYEYGESGQKVQLILLDLRWNRTPLVAVTDPAKREARQALDMGPYEADLSAAATMLGEAQWQWLQQQLMVDADLRIIGSSIQLLADFTGWESWANFPADRQRFFELLQSSPHVPTVLISGDTHWSEFSRIDDAGLPFALVEMTSSGLTEEWHAISPNRHRVGEAFAVANYGLIDIDWSADAPVLDMSIRDQHGTTLLQQTVSF; this is encoded by the coding sequence ATGACGTCATTTGTGCGCAGAGCACTAAAGCCGGCAACATACCTTGGAATAAGTGGTTTGCTGATGTTGGTTATGGCGCAGGCGTCGGCACAGGGCCGCACTGTCATCGCCTTTGGTTCCTGCGTACACCAAGACCGGCCACAACCGATCTGGCAGGCAGTGCTGGCTGACGAGCCAGAGGTGTTTGTGTTTCTGGGCGACAATATCTACGGTGACAGTGAAGACCCGGCAGTGCTGCAATCAAAGTACGAACAACTGGGGGCGGTTGACGGTTTTCAGCGCCTGCGCGAACAGACCGATGTGGTTGCCATCTGGGATGACCACGATTACGGTGTCAATGACGGTGGTGCTGAGTACCCCGGTAAAGAAGCATCCCGCCAGGTGATGCTGGATTTCTGGAACGAACCTGAGGATTCCGAGCGGCGATCACGGCCGGATGGTATCTACACATCCTATGAATACGGCGAGAGTGGTCAGAAAGTGCAGTTGATCCTGCTGGATCTGCGCTGGAATCGCACGCCCTTGGTCGCCGTCACTGATCCGGCCAAACGGGAAGCCCGTCAGGCGCTGGACATGGGCCCATATGAGGCCGACTTGTCAGCCGCGGCGACCATGCTGGGCGAAGCGCAGTGGCAGTGGTTGCAGCAGCAGCTCATGGTTGATGCCGATTTGCGTATCATCGGCTCCAGCATTCAGCTATTGGCAGATTTTACCGGCTGGGAAAGCTGGGCCAATTTTCCCGCTGACAGGCAGCGTTTTTTCGAATTGTTGCAGTCATCCCCCCATGTGCCTACAGTGCTCATCTCCGGCGATACGCACTGGTCGGAATTCAGCCGTATCGATGATGCCGGGCTGCCTTTTGCCCTGGTGGAAATGACCTCATCCGGGCTGACCGAAGAATGGCATGCCATCAGCCCCAACCGACACCGGGTCGGCGAAGCCTTTGCGGTCGCCAACTATGGGCTGATTGACATCGACTGGTCCGCTGATGCGCCGGTGCTTGACATGTCCATCCGTGATCAACACGGCACCACGCTGCTGCAACAGACCGTGAGTTTCTGA
- a CDS encoding YhgN family NAAT transporter — METFAAAVTLFLIMDPLGNIPIFLSVLSGVAPERRRLILIRELLIALAIMLLFLFTGPTILTALGLSREAISIGGGLVLMIIAIRMIFPSRGGVMGDDGSEGEPLIVPLAMPLIAGPSVLATLVLLAETGPDRSGDWLLALMGAWTLSAAILLLSQRLYKLLGARGLKAIERLMGMILVTISVQMLLDGFKSYLG, encoded by the coding sequence ATGGAAACTTTTGCCGCTGCCGTCACGCTGTTCCTGATTATGGACCCGCTGGGCAATATCCCGATATTCCTCAGTGTGCTGTCAGGGGTTGCACCTGAGCGTCGTCGGCTCATTCTTATCCGTGAGCTGTTGATAGCGCTGGCCATTATGTTGTTGTTCCTGTTCACGGGGCCGACGATACTGACCGCGCTGGGTCTGTCTCGCGAAGCAATCTCCATTGGCGGTGGCCTGGTACTGATGATCATTGCCATTCGTATGATTTTTCCGTCTCGCGGCGGTGTCATGGGTGATGATGGCAGCGAGGGAGAGCCATTGATTGTGCCCCTGGCCATGCCTCTGATTGCCGGGCCATCGGTGTTGGCTACCTTGGTGTTGTTGGCGGAGACCGGTCCGGATCGAAGCGGTGACTGGCTGCTTGCATTGATGGGCGCGTGGACGTTGTCGGCAGCCATTCTGTTACTGTCGCAGCGGCTCTACAAACTGCTGGGTGCCCGTGGCCTGAAAGCCATCGAACGGCTGATGGGCATGATTCTGGTGACCATTTCTGTGCAAATGCTGCTGGACGGATTCAAGAGTTATCTGGGCTGA
- a CDS encoding alanine/glycine:cation symporter family protein gives MEGLVTSLNNIIWSSALVFLCLGAGLFYSVLTRFAQLRHFREMCRLLFKGNESEQGISSFQALAVSLSGRVGVGNIAGVAAAIGFGGPGAVFWMWVVAFLGASTAYAESTLGQLYKVEEDGQYRGGPAYYFERCLGQRWLAVLFALAAIVACGMFLPGVQANAVGNAVTQVFGEGTLVVTQFGEVGSNKLVALAVILMILAFIIFGGIKRIAHFTQVVVPFMAVGYIIMAMIIIFLNIGQLPGVIGLIFSDAFTAQAGFGAAIGWGVRRGIYSNEAGQGTGPHAASAAEVEHPAQQGLVQAFSVYVDTLFVCSATAFMILITQQYNVQGTLEAGQFIVQNVDAGTEISSAAFTQMALGSVFGNFGPVFVGISLFFFAFTTILAYYYIAETNTAYLNRYFKARIPLAVIKFMIMFMVAYGMVNSAGFIWTIGDIGVGLMAWINIVGILAIYFVSGPAITCLKDYEEQLKSGKPITFDPRKLGIKNATFWEKRHDQTNSSNAGAASEKSPD, from the coding sequence ATGGAAGGTCTGGTTACGTCGCTGAACAACATCATCTGGAGCAGCGCACTGGTATTTTTGTGTCTGGGTGCGGGCCTGTTTTACTCCGTACTTACCCGCTTTGCACAGCTACGCCATTTCCGCGAAATGTGTCGTCTGCTGTTTAAAGGCAATGAATCCGAACAGGGTATTTCCTCCTTTCAGGCGCTCGCGGTGTCGCTGTCCGGGCGGGTTGGTGTCGGCAACATTGCCGGCGTTGCCGCCGCCATCGGTTTTGGCGGCCCGGGCGCCGTGTTCTGGATGTGGGTGGTGGCGTTTCTGGGCGCCAGCACTGCCTATGCCGAATCGACACTGGGCCAACTCTACAAGGTAGAGGAAGACGGTCAATACCGCGGCGGCCCGGCATATTATTTTGAACGCTGCCTGGGCCAACGCTGGCTGGCGGTGTTGTTCGCACTGGCCGCCATTGTCGCCTGCGGCATGTTCCTGCCCGGCGTTCAGGCCAATGCCGTTGGCAATGCGGTAACGCAGGTGTTTGGCGAAGGCACCTTGGTGGTGACTCAGTTCGGCGAAGTCGGTTCCAACAAACTGGTGGCGCTGGCGGTCATTCTGATGATCCTGGCCTTCATCATTTTTGGTGGTATTAAGCGCATCGCTCACTTTACTCAGGTTGTGGTTCCTTTTATGGCCGTGGGTTACATCATCATGGCCATGATCATCATCTTCCTGAACATCGGACAGTTGCCTGGCGTGATTGGTCTCATATTCAGCGACGCCTTTACCGCGCAGGCAGGTTTCGGTGCTGCCATTGGCTGGGGCGTTCGCCGTGGCATTTACTCGAATGAAGCCGGTCAGGGCACTGGCCCGCACGCAGCGTCTGCGGCCGAAGTCGAACACCCGGCACAACAGGGTCTGGTGCAGGCGTTTTCGGTTTATGTCGACACATTGTTTGTATGTTCAGCGACAGCTTTCATGATCCTGATTACTCAACAGTACAATGTTCAGGGCACACTGGAAGCTGGTCAATTCATTGTTCAGAACGTGGATGCCGGCACTGAAATAAGCTCGGCAGCATTTACCCAGATGGCTCTGGGCAGTGTCTTTGGCAACTTCGGTCCGGTGTTTGTTGGCATCTCGCTGTTCTTTTTTGCCTTCACCACGATTCTGGCTTATTACTACATTGCTGAAACCAACACCGCTTACCTCAATCGCTACTTCAAGGCCAGAATCCCGCTGGCCGTGATCAAGTTCATGATCATGTTCATGGTGGCTTACGGCATGGTCAACAGCGCCGGCTTCATCTGGACTATCGGTGATATCGGCGTTGGGCTGATGGCCTGGATCAACATTGTGGGTATCCTGGCGATCTATTTTGTGTCGGGCCCCGCCATCACCTGCCTGAAAGACTATGAAGAGCAGTTAAAAAGCGGCAAGCCGATCACGTTTGACCCGCGCAAACTGGGGATCAAAAATGCGACGTTCTGGGAAAAGCGCCATGACCAGACTAATAGCAGCAACGCGGGTGCAGCGTCTGAAAAGTCCCCGGACTAG
- a CDS encoding alpha/beta hydrolase family protein codes for MPNKPNWRTFVIACLLILAGSVLAHQIQTAGDIEIKDVRFTGANGNTLSALLYVPDNASADTPAPGILAVHGYINSREVQSGFAIEFARRGYVVLALDQAGHGYSDAPAFANGFGGPAALNYLRSLDIVDTNNIGLEGHSMGGWTVLAAAAAAPDDYKSMVLQGSSTGSGMALPGTPDWPRNVSLVFAQYDEFAPLMWEVAKGADAGNSSKLQTLFGTSAPVVEGQVYGSIADGSARIWHSPPVTHPGNHLSHESIGHATDWFAQTLEGGTPDAVSDQIWFYKEIGTLIGLIGFVMLILGSFNILLLTPWFSGLYSPDSPTAYVRRTGKWWFAAIVSAVIPVATFYPAMSWGAALMPASAWFPQAITSQIAVWAIVNGVIFTILGFIIRTGKLTYSHRLLPSISIAIATVGMAYLSVLAVDFLFKVDFRFWFVGVKAMSLSQVQMMLVYLIPFMAFFVLALRALHSGLSVASDRPLQQYTSNALALMGGFLAFLLAQYISLFTRGVLITPAEPLNTIVMIQFVPMLLIVGIISTYTYRRTASYLPGAFINALFVSWYIVAGQATQFAG; via the coding sequence ATGCCTAATAAACCCAACTGGCGCACGTTTGTCATCGCCTGCCTGCTGATCCTGGCAGGCTCTGTGTTGGCTCACCAGATTCAGACTGCCGGCGACATTGAAATCAAGGATGTGCGCTTTACCGGCGCCAATGGCAACACCCTGAGTGCACTGCTGTATGTCCCGGACAATGCCAGTGCCGATACGCCGGCACCCGGGATTCTGGCCGTGCACGGCTACATTAACTCACGCGAAGTTCAGTCCGGTTTTGCCATTGAGTTTGCCCGCCGCGGGTATGTTGTGCTGGCGCTGGATCAGGCCGGTCACGGTTATTCAGACGCACCTGCGTTTGCCAATGGTTTTGGCGGGCCGGCGGCACTGAACTACCTGCGCAGTCTGGATATTGTCGACACCAACAATATCGGGCTTGAAGGTCACTCCATGGGTGGCTGGACCGTTCTCGCGGCGGCCGCGGCGGCGCCTGATGACTACAAGTCCATGGTGCTTCAGGGCTCCAGCACCGGCAGCGGCATGGCGTTGCCAGGCACACCTGACTGGCCACGCAATGTGTCCCTGGTGTTCGCACAGTACGACGAATTTGCGCCCTTGATGTGGGAAGTCGCCAAAGGCGCTGATGCTGGCAACAGCAGCAAACTCCAGACCCTGTTCGGCACATCTGCCCCCGTTGTTGAAGGTCAGGTCTACGGCAGCATTGCCGATGGCAGTGCCCGCATCTGGCATTCACCGCCAGTCACCCACCCCGGCAATCACCTGTCGCATGAATCAATTGGTCATGCCACTGACTGGTTCGCACAAACTCTTGAGGGTGGTACACCTGACGCTGTTTCCGATCAAATCTGGTTCTACAAGGAAATTGGCACCCTGATCGGCCTGATCGGCTTTGTCATGCTGATACTGGGCAGCTTCAACATTCTGCTGCTGACGCCCTGGTTCAGTGGTCTTTATTCACCGGACAGCCCCACAGCTTACGTGCGCCGCACCGGCAAGTGGTGGTTCGCCGCCATCGTCAGCGCCGTCATCCCGGTTGCCACCTTTTATCCGGCCATGAGCTGGGGCGCTGCGCTGATGCCCGCGTCCGCGTGGTTTCCACAGGCCATCACCAGCCAGATTGCAGTTTGGGCCATCGTTAACGGCGTGATTTTTACTATCCTTGGTTTCATCATCCGGACGGGCAAATTGACGTATTCCCATCGGCTGCTGCCTTCCATTAGCATCGCAATTGCCACGGTTGGCATGGCGTATCTTTCAGTACTGGCAGTCGACTTCCTGTTCAAGGTTGATTTCCGATTCTGGTTTGTTGGCGTCAAGGCCATGAGCCTGAGTCAGGTTCAGATGATGCTGGTCTACCTGATACCGTTTATGGCGTTCTTTGTCCTGGCCTTGCGCGCATTGCACAGCGGCCTTTCGGTCGCCAGCGACCGACCACTGCAACAATACACCAGCAATGCTCTGGCTCTGATGGGTGGGTTTCTGGCATTTCTGCTTGCCCAGTACATCAGCCTGTTTACGCGCGGCGTGCTGATTACACCGGCTGAGCCATTGAACACAATTGTTATGATACAGTTTGTGCCGATGCTGCTGATTGTCGGCATCATCAGCACGTACACGTATCGGCGCACGGCCAGCTACCTGCCAGGTGCATTTATCAATGCGCTGTTTGTCAGCTGGTATATTGTGGCGGGTCAGGCGACCCAGTTCGCCGGCTGA
- a CDS encoding serine hydrolase domain-containing protein → MASNRMNSQCSPRCRRFGISALLAFSLFLSGSLAYADTSWPTTADGATAAGFSVDTINRLDAAMEKIVADNDVAGMVWMLAKDGQVATYDNAGYASIEDQRPMTKDTLFRIYSMTKPITGVALMMLREQGLWDFDDPVSKFIPEFADLEVLLQYDEAGNIELGPLTRQPTMRELLNHSAGFGYGLSGNDPVNESFRELEVLASPDLNALISRVSNIPLLYQPGEQWVYSVAVDIQGYIVEKLSGQPFGEFLQEHLYQPLGMTDTAFYVDEADRDRFADVYRWDREQGKLMRNAERPDRPSYFDADRLESGGGGLVSSTHDYARFLQMLVNEGELDGERILSPESVEIMRTNSLADGLLLRGGDTRPGQAGQGFGVDFAVIFDPEAARSKQGEGTYYWSGAAGTWFWIDPVHDMFWIGMIQSQGGMRPGAANMRQIAVDIIYDDLNN, encoded by the coding sequence ATGGCTTCTAATCGCATGAACTCCCAATGCTCCCCTCGTTGCCGCAGATTCGGCATTAGCGCCCTTCTGGCGTTCAGCCTGTTCCTGTCCGGTAGCCTCGCATATGCTGACACCAGTTGGCCGACAACAGCCGATGGCGCCACAGCCGCCGGCTTCTCAGTCGATACCATCAATCGCCTCGACGCCGCCATGGAAAAGATTGTTGCTGACAATGATGTCGCCGGCATGGTCTGGATGCTGGCCAAAGACGGTCAAGTCGCCACGTATGACAACGCCGGTTATGCATCTATCGAAGACCAGCGACCAATGACCAAAGATACCCTGTTCCGCATTTACTCGATGACCAAACCCATCACCGGGGTTGCCCTGATGATGTTGCGTGAGCAGGGTTTGTGGGATTTTGACGACCCTGTCAGTAAATTCATTCCGGAATTCGCCGACCTTGAGGTGCTGCTGCAATATGACGAGGCCGGCAACATTGAGCTGGGGCCATTGACGCGTCAACCTACCATGCGCGAGCTGTTGAACCACTCCGCCGGCTTTGGTTACGGGCTCAGTGGCAATGACCCGGTCAATGAATCCTTTCGTGAGCTTGAGGTGCTGGCATCCCCTGATCTGAACGCCCTGATCAGCAGAGTCTCCAATATCCCGTTGCTCTATCAGCCCGGCGAACAGTGGGTGTATTCTGTTGCCGTGGATATCCAGGGTTACATCGTCGAGAAGTTGTCAGGACAGCCTTTTGGTGAATTCCTGCAAGAACACCTTTATCAGCCACTGGGCATGACCGACACTGCGTTTTACGTCGACGAAGCCGATCGTGACCGGTTCGCGGATGTTTATCGCTGGGATCGTGAACAGGGAAAACTGATGCGCAACGCGGAGCGGCCGGATCGCCCCAGCTACTTTGATGCCGACCGTCTGGAATCCGGAGGTGGTGGTCTGGTATCGAGCACACACGACTATGCCCGCTTCCTGCAAATGCTGGTGAATGAAGGCGAACTCGATGGTGAGCGCATTCTGTCTCCCGAATCAGTCGAGATCATGCGCACCAACAGTCTTGCTGACGGCTTGTTACTGCGCGGCGGCGATACCCGCCCGGGTCAGGCTGGCCAGGGTTTTGGTGTCGACTTCGCTGTCATATTTGACCCGGAGGCAGCTCGCTCCAAACAGGGTGAAGGCACCTACTACTGGAGCGGCGCCGCCGGCACCTGGTTCTGGATCGACCCGGTGCATGACATGTTCTGGATCGGCATGATCCAGAGTCAGGGCGGCATGCGCCCCGGCGCGGCCAACATGCGACAGATAGCGGTCGACATCATTTACGACGATCTTAATAACTAA